From one Butyricimonas faecihominis genomic stretch:
- the truB gene encoding tRNA pseudouridine(55) synthase TruB, with protein MSKWGNIFFREGEDFRAGAVFVVDKPLRWTSFDVVNKVRICLRKGYGKIKVGHAGTLDPLASGVVIICVGKETKKIEEYMGQEKEYVAEITFGHTTPSYDLETSFDGEFSYEQVDRACLERAVQQFVGEIEQFPPSYSAVRVDGVRAYEMARRGDEVEMKSRKVVVREIEILKVELPIVELRIVCGKGTYIRSLAHDLGKACGSGSHLSALRRTRVGDFRVEDGFKMDEIIGVLQENL; from the coding sequence ATGAGTAAGTGGGGTAATATTTTTTTTAGAGAAGGAGAGGATTTTCGGGCAGGAGCGGTGTTCGTGGTCGATAAACCATTGCGCTGGACATCGTTTGACGTGGTGAACAAAGTTCGTATTTGCTTGAGAAAAGGATACGGGAAGATAAAAGTGGGGCACGCGGGGACGTTGGATCCTTTGGCATCGGGAGTGGTGATTATTTGTGTGGGGAAGGAGACAAAGAAGATCGAGGAGTATATGGGACAGGAGAAAGAGTACGTGGCGGAAATTACTTTCGGGCATACGACCCCTTCTTATGATTTGGAGACATCTTTTGACGGGGAGTTTTCGTATGAACAAGTGGATCGTGCTTGTTTGGAGCGGGCGGTCCAGCAGTTTGTCGGGGAAATTGAGCAGTTTCCGCCCTCTTATTCGGCTGTTCGTGTTGACGGGGTCCGGGCGTACGAGATGGCTCGTCGGGGGGACGAGGTGGAGATGAAGAGCCGGAAGGTAGTGGTTCGGGAGATTGAAATATTGAAAGTGGAACTTCCAATAGTGGAACTCCGGATTGTGTGTGGCAAGGGAACGTACATCCGTTCGCTGGCTCATGATCTGGGAAAAGCCTGCGGGAGCGGTTCGCATTTGTCAGCTCTAAGAAGGACCCGGGTGGGGGACTTCCGGGTGGAAGATGGGTTTAAAATGGATGAAATTATTGGAGTTTTACAGGAAAATTTGTAA
- the queA gene encoding tRNA preQ1(34) S-adenosylmethionine ribosyltransferase-isomerase QueA: MKLSKFKYKLPPELIALHPTPNRDEARLMVLDRKTGKIEHKVFKDVIDYFDEKDVFVFNDSKVFPARLYGNKEKTGAEIEVFLLRELNPELRIWDVLVDPARKIRIGNKLYFGEDDSMVAEVIDNTTSRGRTLRFLFDGEYDEFKKELYALGETPLPRFINRKVEPEDADNYQTIFAKHEGAVAAPTAGMHFSRELMKRMEIKGIDFAYITLHVGLGNFREVDVEDLTKHKMDSEQIFVTPETVKIVNDAKDEKHKICAVGTTVVRTLESCVTTKGRLTEFEGWTNKFIFPPYDFSVPDAFISNFHLPYSTLLMMVAAFGGYEHVMEAYNQAVKEKYRFGTYGDAMLII, from the coding sequence ATGAAATTATCTAAGTTTAAATATAAGTTGCCGCCGGAGTTGATCGCGTTACATCCGACGCCTAACCGGGATGAGGCCCGGTTGATGGTTCTGGATCGGAAAACCGGAAAGATTGAACACAAGGTATTTAAAGATGTGATTGACTATTTTGACGAGAAAGACGTGTTCGTTTTTAACGATTCCAAGGTGTTCCCGGCGAGGTTATATGGAAACAAGGAAAAAACCGGTGCGGAGATCGAGGTGTTTTTGCTGAGAGAGCTGAACCCGGAATTGCGTATTTGGGACGTGTTGGTTGATCCGGCTCGGAAAATACGTATCGGGAACAAGTTGTATTTCGGGGAAGATGATAGCATGGTGGCCGAGGTCATTGATAATACCACTTCTCGCGGGAGAACTTTGCGTTTCCTGTTCGATGGTGAATATGACGAGTTCAAGAAGGAGTTGTACGCGTTGGGCGAAACCCCGCTTCCTCGTTTTATTAACCGGAAAGTGGAACCTGAAGATGCTGATAATTACCAGACTATTTTTGCCAAGCATGAAGGTGCGGTGGCTGCCCCGACTGCGGGTATGCATTTTAGTCGCGAGTTGATGAAACGTATGGAGATCAAGGGGATTGATTTCGCTTACATCACGTTGCACGTCGGATTGGGGAATTTCCGGGAGGTGGACGTGGAGGATTTGACGAAGCATAAGATGGATTCGGAACAAATCTTCGTGACACCGGAAACGGTGAAAATCGTGAATGACGCGAAGGATGAAAAGCATAAAATTTGTGCCGTGGGTACGACGGTGGTACGTACATTGGAGAGCTGCGTGACCACCAAAGGACGGTTGACGGAGTTTGAAGGGTGGACGAACAAGTTTATCTTCCCCCCGTATGATTTCAGCGTGCCGGATGCTTTCATTTCCAATTTCCATTTGCCTTATTCGACGTTATTGATGATGGTGGCGGCCTTCGGTGGGTATGAACACGTCATGGAAGCGTATAATCAGGCGGTTAAGGAAAAATATCGTTTTGGTACTTATGGCGATGCCATGCTTATCATTTAA
- the mfd gene encoding transcription-repair coupling factor: MEAKELLDLFQDHPVVQKIANRLRKQTGTKIKLENGIGSLVAFIAAAVGREMKGLQLFVLNDKEEAAYFYNDLLTFYDEENVRFLPSSFRRSGNFEDKDNDSILVRTEVLNALTAKEVGMVVTYTEAMAEKVVSKKMLADMSMPVIKGNKLSLTFLESLLGEYGFERNDFVYEPGQFSIRGSIVDVYSFAEERPVRIDFFGDEVESIRYFDVETQLSEQLIDKVVIVPDLSESTDKNDNVGLTEFLGKEATWWMKNSLLIHDRINSLKELDAGEFLITSDSLFRTIEGNSVVEWGPELFFRGEVIRLEAEVQPAVNKQFDLLAEHLLDKQMDRYTVYLCSTNDMQLQRLRDIFSDKGHEVNFVPVEGTIHEGFSDALIKVCIYTEHQIFDRYQKYRLKTSQIRKGRESITISELQNLHPGDYVVHIDHGIGRFGGLTKIDNDGKIQEAIRLVYKNNSELYVSLHSLHKISKYKGKDGEPPTVSKLGGEAWNKLKQRTKSRVKDIARELIALYAKRRREEAYAFSKDSFLQDEMEASFMYEETPDQMKAIEAVKADMESPHVMDRLVCGDVGFGKTEVAIRAAFKAVADSKQVAVLVPTTVLAYQHYNTFKKRLEGMPCRIEYISRMKKSADIKRILKDLEAGKVDIIIGTHRLTSNDIKFKDLGLLVIDEEQKFGVAVKEKLKRLKLNVDTITMTATPIPRTLQFSLMGARDMSIIRTAPPNRYPIVTELHRFDEKVIKDAISYEVSRGGQVFFIHNRVDNIRDIQYMIHRLIPGIKSCVGHGQMSGEELETVMHDFVRGDYDVLIATTIVESGLDIPNANTIIINQAQNYGLSDLHQLRGRVGRSNRKAFCYLLAPPLELVNADARRRLKAIEDFSGLGSGFNIAMQDLDIRGAGNILGGEQSGFIAEVGYETYQRILNEALVELRDEEFPELQKVHPDEPMAFATDCVIDTDFALLIPDTYVENVSERIRLYRELDNIANEEALQRFEIEMKDRFGEIPAPVVGLMEVVRIRQRCIDLGIERLMVKNNKMVVYFISDQNSPFYASPVFSELLKFIQKQVIPCKISEKNDKLSLVFTSIADINRVSEITREMRDFAYGNN, from the coding sequence TTGGAAGCAAAAGAGTTATTAGATTTATTTCAAGATCATCCTGTCGTTCAGAAAATTGCCAATCGGCTGCGCAAGCAGACGGGGACAAAGATAAAGTTGGAGAACGGGATCGGTTCGCTCGTGGCTTTTATCGCGGCTGCCGTGGGACGGGAGATGAAGGGATTACAGCTTTTCGTGTTGAACGACAAGGAGGAGGCTGCTTATTTCTACAATGATTTGTTGACTTTTTATGACGAGGAGAACGTGCGTTTTCTGCCTTCCTCGTTTCGGCGTTCCGGTAATTTTGAAGATAAAGATAACGATTCGATTCTGGTTCGGACAGAGGTGTTGAATGCCTTGACGGCAAAAGAGGTGGGGATGGTGGTCACTTACACGGAGGCGATGGCCGAGAAGGTGGTGAGCAAGAAGATGTTGGCCGATATGTCGATGCCCGTGATCAAGGGGAACAAGCTGTCGCTAACGTTTTTGGAGTCGTTGTTGGGAGAGTACGGTTTCGAACGGAATGATTTCGTGTATGAACCCGGACAGTTTTCTATCCGGGGAAGTATCGTGGATGTCTATTCTTTCGCGGAAGAGCGTCCGGTGCGAATAGACTTTTTCGGGGACGAGGTGGAAAGCATTCGTTATTTCGATGTAGAGACACAGCTTTCCGAGCAGTTGATTGACAAGGTGGTGATCGTACCCGATTTGAGCGAGTCAACGGATAAGAATGATAACGTGGGGTTGACCGAGTTCCTTGGGAAAGAGGCCACGTGGTGGATGAAGAATTCCTTGTTGATTCATGACCGCATTAATTCGTTAAAAGAACTGGATGCCGGGGAATTCCTGATCACGTCGGATAGTTTGTTCCGGACGATCGAGGGGAACAGTGTGGTGGAGTGGGGACCGGAGTTGTTTTTCCGGGGTGAGGTGATTCGCTTGGAGGCGGAGGTGCAACCGGCCGTGAACAAGCAGTTCGATTTGCTGGCAGAGCATTTGCTAGACAAGCAGATGGATCGCTACACGGTTTATCTTTGTTCTACGAACGATATGCAACTCCAGCGATTGCGGGATATTTTCTCGGACAAGGGGCATGAGGTGAATTTTGTACCCGTGGAGGGAACGATCCACGAGGGTTTCAGTGATGCCCTGATCAAGGTGTGTATCTACACGGAGCATCAGATCTTCGATCGTTACCAGAAATACCGTTTGAAGACTTCGCAGATCCGGAAAGGGCGGGAGTCCATCACGATCAGCGAGTTGCAGAACCTGCATCCCGGAGATTACGTGGTGCATATAGATCACGGGATCGGGCGCTTCGGCGGGTTGACGAAGATTGATAATGACGGGAAGATTCAGGAGGCCATACGTTTGGTGTATAAGAATAATTCCGAATTGTACGTGAGTCTCCATTCATTACATAAAATTTCCAAGTACAAGGGGAAGGACGGTGAACCGCCAACCGTGAGTAAGTTGGGTGGGGAGGCTTGGAATAAATTAAAACAGCGAACCAAGTCGAGGGTAAAGGATATTGCCCGGGAGTTAATAGCTCTGTATGCCAAGCGCAGGCGGGAGGAGGCTTATGCGTTCTCGAAAGATAGTTTCTTGCAGGACGAGATGGAGGCATCCTTTATGTACGAGGAAACGCCGGATCAGATGAAGGCGATCGAGGCGGTGAAAGCGGACATGGAGAGTCCTCACGTGATGGATCGTCTGGTTTGCGGGGATGTGGGATTCGGAAAAACGGAAGTCGCTATTCGTGCGGCATTCAAGGCGGTGGCTGATAGTAAACAGGTGGCCGTGTTGGTGCCGACGACGGTTTTGGCTTATCAGCATTATAATACTTTCAAGAAACGTCTGGAGGGGATGCCTTGCCGGATCGAGTATATCAGTCGGATGAAAAAGAGTGCCGATATTAAGCGGATTTTGAAAGATTTGGAAGCGGGGAAGGTGGATATTATCATCGGGACGCATCGTTTGACAAGTAATGATATAAAATTTAAGGATCTCGGTTTGCTGGTGATTGATGAGGAGCAGAAGTTTGGGGTGGCGGTGAAGGAGAAGTTGAAACGTTTGAAATTGAACGTGGATACCATTACCATGACGGCGACACCGATCCCGCGGACTCTGCAATTTTCGTTGATGGGGGCGAGGGATATGTCGATTATCCGTACGGCCCCGCCTAATCGTTACCCGATCGTGACGGAGTTACATCGTTTTGATGAGAAAGTGATTAAGGATGCGATTTCTTACGAGGTGAGCCGTGGGGGACAGGTGTTTTTTATTCATAACCGGGTGGATAATATCCGGGATATTCAATATATGATTCATCGTCTGATTCCCGGCATCAAGAGTTGTGTGGGACACGGGCAGATGAGTGGGGAGGAGTTGGAGACGGTGATGCATGATTTCGTGCGGGGAGATTACGACGTGTTGATTGCCACGACGATCGTGGAGTCGGGGTTGGATATTCCTAATGCGAATACTATTATTATTAATCAGGCCCAGAATTACGGGTTGAGTGATTTACACCAGTTGCGGGGACGGGTGGGACGTTCCAACCGGAAGGCTTTTTGTTATTTGCTGGCCCCGCCTTTGGAATTAGTGAATGCGGATGCCCGGAGGCGGTTGAAGGCGATCGAGGATTTCAGCGGCTTGGGGAGTGGGTTCAATATTGCCATGCAGGATTTGGATATTCGTGGGGCCGGGAATATTTTAGGGGGAGAGCAATCCGGTTTTATTGCAGAAGTGGGGTACGAGACCTATCAAAGAATTCTGAACGAGGCGTTAGTGGAATTGAGGGATGAGGAATTCCCCGAATTACAGAAGGTGCATCCGGATGAGCCGATGGCGTTTGCCACGGATTGCGTGATCGACACGGATTTTGCTTTGTTGATTCCCGATACTTACGTGGAGAACGTGAGCGAACGAATCCGCTTGTACCGGGAGTTGGATAATATCGCGAACGAAGAGGCTTTGCAGCGTTTCGAGATAGAGATGAAAGACCGCTTTGGCGAGATTCCGGCTCCGGTTGTCGGGTTGATGGAGGTGGTCCGGATTCGTCAGAGATGTATAGACTTGGGAATCGAGCGGTTGATGGTGAAGAATAACAAGATGGTTGTTTATTTTATCAGTGACCAAAATTCGCCATTCTATGCCTCTCCCGTGTTTAGCGAGCTATTGAAATTTATACAGAAACAGGTGATCCCTTGCAAGATCAGCGAAAAGAATGATAAGTTGAGTCTGGTTTTCACGAGTATTGCCGATATTAATCGGGTATCGGAAATTACGCGGG